Within the Acinonyx jubatus isolate Ajub_Pintada_27869175 chromosome E4, VMU_Ajub_asm_v1.0, whole genome shotgun sequence genome, the region GTGCTCTGGTTTTGGGTCACTGTCTTTTACTGACAATTGTTAACTAGGGGATGGAATATTCAGCACTTGGGGAGGGAATTTCTTGGGAGCAGGGTTTGGCACATTTATTCCTTTACCTGGTTAGGGTTTCCAGCCTTCTTTGCCTTGGGCCTGTGTGGTTTGATCCAGTGTCTTGTAGCTTTGTTTTAGAGTGCCCTCGGGACAGGTCTGTAACTTCCCCTCACCCCATAGCTGGCCACAACTCCCCTTTGCTGGCCTCCAGGCATCCTGTTAAAGCCCAGTTTTGTACTCTAATACCTACCCTAAAAAGAATTCCCTTTATGCTGTTGAAAATTCCACTGTTAGAAATTTCTTTGGGAAGTTTTCGAGGTTTGGAGACTTTGCAAGTGTTCAAGAGTCCCCATTAGAAGAAATGTGTATACATGTTCTCTTAGAAGGAATTGGTTGacaggtcagaagtctgaaggGATGGAAGAATCATTTTTGGAGATGTAGGAGTAGGGTTGTGGTacgggagagaggaaggaaggacagtcTGGAAACTGGAATCATAAGTAAACGTTTAATAATCCACAATAACTCAAGGCAGGCACCATCCTATGCCTTGTAAAGACTATAGAGTTATATGTTACTATCTCAagaattgttttctaaaagtttttttcctcccttataTTGATGGGAGGTATGTTATGGAGCTGGCATATTTTTCTGGGGTTTTCAACAGGTTTTAAATCAAATCTTCTGTCCTAGTCTCAGACAAATCTTCCAATTGTAACCATACTTATAAAAATGAGGTGGCTGATCAATAAAAGTctggaatactttttaaaaattgagcaaTCTTAATCAACCAAagactaaaaatttttaaatgttgatactTACTTCATCATTTGTCATAACGAAAATGGagaaatttatactttaaaaaattaatccatttctttttaaaatttttaaaatttgttctcaagttagttaacctacagtgtggtcttggcttcaggagtagaacccagtgattcatcacttacttataacacccagtgctcattctaacaagtgccatccttaatgtccatcacccattttccccaccccccgccatcaaccctcagtttgttctctgtatttaagagtctcttatggtttgcctccctctctgaaaattaATCTGTTTCTTAATATTTCCATACTATTTTGGCAATATGAGATGGGAAATTAAAAGTTTCCATATGGCCCAAAGATCTGctcagaaaagtaagaaaaagcacaaatattatttaaatcagAGATTTATTGAACACTAAAGCAAGATTCTGTTCTACATATTGGTTAATGATTAGCAATCTaacacactaaaaagaaaaaaatacttaaacacGAAGAAGTGATAGTACATAATCTTTTTCTCAGCACTATAGTAAGTGTGGGTGCCTTTTCAGCTGAATAGAAGTACTTTTTCAACCCATACTTGTTTGGAAAGTCTTGGTAAAGTAagtaacaaaaaattacaaagactctcaaagaacatttttatcctTGAATGAGTTGTCTCTAACCTCCATATTGGACTGAGATATGTTTGCATATGGATAGGTCTAGTTTCCTctggctccttctcctccctcattcttcttcctctttagtTTTCGGTGTTTGACTTTCTTAGCTGGAGGATGACAGGACACCTGATTCAGGTACTTGGACATCATTGATGTTGTGGCCACCAGCCGGCAGAGTATTTGATCAATGTCATATAGGGACTGATTTTCTGGATCATTACCAAATGTATCTGAGGAGGCTGGTTTTTTTAGctaaagggagaaagacagatgatattatagatttttttcttactgtagttcaaattacatttgctttctggatatatacacttaaaacttttttttaacatttatttattattgagagacagagagacaaagagtgtgagcaggggaggggtagagagaggggagacacagaatctgaagtaggcttcaggctctgagctgtcagcacagagcccgacgcgtggctcaaactcacgaactgtgagatcctgacctgagccgaaatccgtcacctaaccaactgagccacccaggtgcccctggatatatATAAATTCCAAACACGATACATTACTTATCTACACAATGGAAAGGTTACTATAGAAAAAAGGAATAAGTGtagaagagatggtcttttctgTTCGCCCCCATGTAAGATTGTGGTGATCATTATCACAATCAGCAAGCATTTAATATAAGCTTGTTATGGTTAGAGCAAATACTATTATTTGAATATTagcaaaatattttcctttactgaACAGTAATGTATAATGCAATCAAATCATagcaattttataaatatctaatAGTTGTGAAGGTCAGTCAGCTTTTAAAATTGCCTCAAAATATGGTgcattgcgggggggggggggggggcgtggtgtGCCAAGTGGGAAATTGGTTTAAGAGTGCCATTTCCCAGAAAGTTATCCTAACATTAGAAATAAGTTTACggtctatttaaaaaagaaaaaaaaatacacgtgcACTTTTACATGCTTAGCTTTCTTAGATATATCTGGAAGGCACTTAACAGATCTCTTGTCCAGATGCTTCATTTTATGGTTGAGGCAGCTGAGAAAGATCAAATGACTTACCTGTGGGCCCAGTTTCATTTCCTATCCATTCTACTCATTTCATTTCCTATCCATTCTAGCTCACTACTTTCTTGATGTATTTTGTAACTTGAGAGGGGTTGAGCTACATTGTTTTAAGGACTTCCTAATTCAATACACTTTTGTTGAGCCCCTAGTACATGCAAGACAACAAATTGTACTACATGTTGAGGGAtgagtggtgggggcagggagatgtTACAAAGAGGTATAAGACATGGTACTTTCCCTCAAAGAAGCTGataatcttttgttttaaaggctTTGATATTTTATAACTATTACTATTTTCATCACTAATTCACCTGCTTTTGGCgttttttccatttcatccacAGGTAATGCACAGATAAAACAGACAGGATTAAAAACAGAGCTTGTACTAAAATATAAACGAGGTGTAAAGAACTCTCCAGTATATCCACATTAGCAAAATTGCAGCATAGTTTGTCCAGAGGGTAAGGTAGACAGTGAGATGGAGAAGGCTTAACTTTCAGACAATGCATTTCTTCTGGAAAAATCTCCCATCCAACCTTTGTCCAGATAGTTCCATCACAAATGCAGAAGCTCTCCCTAAGGAAGCAGAtcaacaacagagaaaaagacagggatAGTCCTTGAATGTACATCTTTCTCAatcgggggaaaaaaaatctatagccaAAAATTGGTCACAGAGTAGAACTGCTCTGAGTAGAGGTTAATATGCTCTACTCAAAGCATTTAAGATCCTAGTGAGCACAGCATACACTGATGATCATTATAACATCATCAGTTATAGTGATTCAGGGTTAAATTCAGTGATGTCACAAAGAACCACACTGGAACTAAAAGGTGTCACCTAACCAATCACtgggtttctttgtttcttttcttttcttttcttttttttaagactctatttttaagtaatctctacacccagtgtgggactcaaactcacagccctgagatcaagagttgcgtgctctgctgactgaaccagccaggtgcccctactgggTTTCTTAgggatattttttcttgtttttgccaGAATGTGTTGAACCTCTTcacttttctgaaaaatgaagactttacTAATATTTTACTTGCTAATAAATTCTGTAATTGTATTAATAGATTTTCTTGGAAATAATTTACCTGTATCTCCTCCAAGCCTTCTTTTAGTATGCCAGTTTTATATCTACTTAAAAAATTGCTATAGCCATACCATTTCACACAATTTAGCATCTGCTTCTATTTTTTCActctggaatgcccttcccttcAAATAGCTGAGCAAATATTGAGTCCctcccccttttatttatttttttttaatttttttaacgtttatttatttttgagacagagagagtcagagcatgaacgggggagggtcagagagagagggagacacagaatctgaaacaagctccaggctctgagctgtcagcatggagcccaatgcggggctcgaactcatggactatgagatcatgacctgagccgaagtcggacgcttaaccgaccaagccacccaggcgccccaagtcccTCCCCCTTTTAAACCATGTTCCTTTGGTGGGAATGTGGTACTGTCAGAtagtgggtggggggtggggaatttGGCATGGTATATGATAAAAAGAGGAGGCACAaaccctgccttcaaggagcttacaatctagAGGTAGAAGCCAAAAACAAGATAGGAAAAATTACAAGACAGACTGAAATAAGAGCTAGATCAAATTTTAATCATGTAATGGTTAAGAGAGCAATGAGTTCTACCTGGGGGAATCAGAAGTTTCACAGAAGGGTATTTGAGTAAGCTTTGAAGGAGTAGAATTTTTGTAGATGGCAACAGAGAGGGCGTCTTAGGTTGAGGAAACATAACAAGGAAATTCTATGTCAACATTCCTATAaccaatatttgttgagtacctcTATGTGCTAAATGCTGTTTTAGGACCTGAGAATATATACACAGCTTGGCACAAAACAGCATTTATGTCCATGAAGTTTACCTTCTAATATGGAGATCCATAAAATCTATCTGTCTAAATCTATGTATCTGTGGAGTGCTACTGAGAAAAGTAGACTGGTAAGGGGGTTATGAAGTTGCcagcaagtgaatgaatgagtgtgttCCTTTATAGAGGGCCATCAGGAAAGGCCTCTTGATAAGCTAATGTCTGAGCAGAGACCAGAACCATGTTGACATTTGGGGATGTCACGCTGTAAACAATGGATAGATTCTCTGGATGAATGTTAGAGGGGATAGAGCCAGAAAGGTGGTTTGTGGCTAGATCGATGTTGGAGGGCCCTGTATTTTATTCAGCAGTCAGTAGGGAGTCATTTATAGAGTTTTGAGGAGAGGAGTGACCTAATCATAAgcttactgtgttccaggcactgtgccaagatACTTCCACGTGCTCTGCTAGATTTTGTTTAGTTACGACAATCTTCCGAGGACTGTACCCTAATACTTCCTTTTGTAGATAAAGCTGAGAGGGGTTAAGGTATTACTGTGGTCCTATTGTCTATGTCCCCCTCTACCTCCAGTTCATATGTTGAATACTAATGCCCAGTGTGGTagtattaggaggtagggcctttgggaggtgcttaggaCATGAGGGTGGAACCTTCATGAGTAAGATTAGTGTCTTTATCAGAGTtcccacagagctccctagccccttccaccatgtgaagacatagtGAGAAGGTTCCAGCTATGAAGGAAGAGGGCTCTCATCAGACTGCAAACCATGTTGGttccttgatcttggatttcttggtttccagaactatgagaaatgaatttctgttgtttataatctACCTAGTCTGTGATATTTTTCTATAGCAAGCTGAATGCACTACACAGGTATGGTGGCATTAAGAGGATGCTTGCAATAAATCCCTTTCTCTAGCAAGCCACCAAAATAAACATGTGCTTTCAGTAAAATCAGCATGCTTATTATAGAAATGCAGTTTCAAAACATGCCCTTTAATCCCGCCTTCCAACTAATGCCTCTCCTAAGTTCCATCCTGTATTGGAGTTCTGAGACCACCACTGACTCCAGGTTACCAAATAGCAGAGCCAAAATCTGAACCTTAGATTCCAGTTTAGGGAATTAATTTTGCTTGCAATGCGAATGATGAGTTTGAAGTTCTGAGGTGCTGGAAGCAAGGAATACCAAGAATACCAATTAACTGGTCCCTATGCATGAATACTGTTCCAGATGTAGATCTCAATGTAACCTCTTTTGTTATGTTCACTTTATAGATAGATGAATGAGGCTTAGAAGATTGTTAGGTACTACAGATGGCACAGTTGAGCATtacagtgagttttttttttaagttttttatttccattccagTAAGTTAACATACGGTGCAATACAGTTTTaggtgtata harbors:
- the TEX50 gene encoding testis-expressed protein 50, with amino-acid sequence MYIQGLSLSFSLLLICFLRESFCICDGTIWTKVGWEIFPEEMHCLKVKPSPSHCLPYPLDKLCCNFANVDILESSLHLVYILVQALFLILSVLSVHYLWMKWKKRQKQLKKPASSDTFGNDPENQSLYDIDQILCRLVATTSMMSKYLNQVSCHPPAKKVKHRKLKRKKNEGGEGARGN